The following proteins come from a genomic window of Gottfriedia acidiceleris:
- a CDS encoding metal-sensitive transcriptional regulator: MSYDDQIKNRVKRIEGQLRGILKMMDEDKGCKDVITQLSAVRAAMDRTIGVIVSTNLIECVRLADENGENAEELVKEAVNLLVKSR, encoded by the coding sequence CTTATGATGATCAAATAAAAAATAGAGTAAAAAGAATTGAAGGGCAGCTTAGAGGCATTTTAAAAATGATGGATGAGGATAAAGGTTGTAAAGATGTTATCACTCAATTATCAGCAGTAAGAGCGGCAATGGATCGTACAATTGGGGTCATTGTAAGTACGAATCTAATTGAATGTGTAAGACTAGCTGATGAAAATGGAGAAAATGCAGAAGAGCTTGTAAAAGAAGCAGTTAACTTATTAGTAAAAAGTAGATAA
- a CDS encoding rhodanese-like domain-containing protein: MEMLNILIIVLIAYFLVQTFLPIKGVKQISTNELKNELKSKEKQFIDVRTPAEYKGRHIKEFKNIPLHLLKQNLNHLSKDQETIIICQSGMRSKKACKVLKKMGYTNITNVKGGMSTWS, from the coding sequence ATGGAAATGTTAAATATTCTAATCATCGTATTAATTGCTTATTTTCTAGTACAAACTTTTCTTCCAATTAAAGGAGTTAAGCAAATTTCAACAAATGAATTAAAAAATGAATTGAAAAGTAAGGAAAAACAATTCATTGATGTTAGAACGCCTGCAGAATATAAAGGAAGACATATTAAAGAATTCAAAAATATTCCATTGCATTTGTTAAAACAAAATTTAAATCATCTTTCAAAAGATCAAGAAACAATTATTATTTGCCAAAGTGGAATGAGAAGTAAAAAAGCATGTAAAGTTCTTAAAAAAATGGGTTATACCAATATTACAAATGTAAAAGGCGGTATGAGTACCTGGTCTTAA